One Streptomyces sp. B21-105 genomic region harbors:
- a CDS encoding IclR family transcriptional regulator domain-containing protein — protein MPATRTPAPAPPPRAAAPAEAVTPLIRGVAVLRQLTGAGGTASPSELERSTGLARSTVDRIVATLARMGYVRLDGRDAVLAPRVMELGNAYLAALRLPALLSSHADALADELDESVSLAVADGDGIRFIHQATRRRAMSLSFRIGDLLPAERTAPGPLFATEWTDEEWRSWRARRTADPDDRAFPAVPPPPPALSDDDGFARRTTLAADEDCALDDQLIEAGLVAVSVPVRDPRTGRIACVASVVSHTSRHTAADLRGTLLPRLRTAVAAMEDELRRAPAARSGPPPAGLAVWTGASKQELGREFIESLARGLTVLTAFGEGRAELTLTEVAKATGLARATARRALITYEHLGLVRPATPRTFALTPQVLALGFPPLSRTSLPRIAAPHLAALADDIRETTSLAVLTASREEIQYTARTAASHVTSVDVGVGTRLPAHATSMGRVLLAAPTDPASAYALADEELEQGVRAIAVPIRDRAGRTVAALNAATHVARRTAEECLRDVLPALRATAARIETDLHTAARFTHVPLT, from the coding sequence ATGCCCGCGACCAGGACGCCCGCACCCGCCCCGCCGCCCCGGGCCGCCGCTCCGGCGGAGGCGGTCACGCCGCTGATCCGCGGGGTCGCCGTGCTGCGGCAGCTGACCGGCGCGGGCGGCACGGCGAGTCCGAGCGAGCTGGAGCGGAGCACCGGTCTGGCGCGTTCGACGGTCGACCGGATCGTCGCGACCCTCGCCCGCATGGGGTACGTCCGCCTCGACGGCCGGGACGCCGTGCTGGCCCCCCGCGTCATGGAGCTGGGCAACGCCTATCTGGCCGCCCTGCGCCTGCCCGCGCTGCTGTCGTCGCACGCGGACGCCCTGGCCGACGAACTGGACGAGTCCGTGTCCCTGGCCGTCGCCGACGGCGACGGCATCCGTTTCATCCACCAGGCGACCCGTCGCCGCGCGATGTCCCTGAGCTTTCGCATCGGCGACCTGCTGCCGGCCGAACGCACCGCGCCGGGACCGCTGTTCGCCACCGAGTGGACCGACGAGGAGTGGCGGTCCTGGCGCGCCCGCCGCACGGCGGACCCGGACGACCGGGCCTTCCCGGCCGTGCCGCCACCGCCCCCCGCGCTCTCGGACGACGACGGCTTCGCCCGCCGGACGACGCTGGCCGCGGACGAGGACTGCGCCCTTGACGACCAGCTGATCGAAGCGGGCCTGGTGGCCGTCTCCGTCCCGGTCCGCGACCCGCGCACCGGGCGGATCGCGTGCGTGGCGAGCGTCGTCAGCCACACGAGCCGGCACACGGCGGCGGATCTGCGCGGCACGCTGCTCCCGCGGCTGCGGACGGCCGTCGCGGCGATGGAGGACGAACTGCGCCGGGCGCCGGCCGCCCGGTCCGGCCCGCCGCCCGCGGGACTTGCCGTCTGGACGGGGGCGTCCAAGCAGGAACTGGGCCGCGAGTTCATCGAGTCCCTCGCCCGGGGCCTGACCGTCCTGACGGCGTTCGGCGAGGGCAGGGCCGAACTCACCCTCACCGAGGTCGCGAAGGCGACGGGCCTCGCTCGGGCGACGGCCCGCCGGGCGCTGATCACCTACGAACACCTGGGCCTGGTGAGACCGGCCACCCCCCGCACGTTCGCCCTCACCCCCCAGGTCCTCGCCCTCGGTTTCCCACCGCTCTCGCGCACCTCGCTCCCCCGGATCGCGGCTCCGCACCTGGCGGCACTGGCCGACGACATCCGGGAGACGACGTCGCTGGCGGTGCTGACCGCGTCGCGCGAGGAGATCCAGTACACGGCCCGTACCGCCGCGAGCCACGTCACGAGCGTGGACGTCGGCGTCGGCACACGGCTCCCCGCCCACGCGACGTCGATGGGCCGGGTGCTGCTGGCCGCGCCCACGGACCCGGCCTCGGCGTACGCCCTGGCGGACGAGGAACTCGAACAGGGGGTGCGCGCGATCGCCGTCCCGATCCGCGACCGTGCGGGCCGCACGGTCGCCGCCCTGAACGCGGCCACCCACGTCGCCCGCCGTACCGCCGAGGAGTGCCTGCGGGACGTCCTCCCGGCCCTGCGGGCGACGGCCGCACGCATCGAGACCGACCTCCACACGGCGGCTCGCTTCACCCACGTCCCGCTGACCTGA
- a CDS encoding LacI family DNA-binding transcriptional regulator, translating into MNIGEIAKRAGVSRSTVSYALSGKRPVSEETRDKIQRVIDELGYQPNASARALANGRTNTIGLVFPPAGNHYTGMQLDFIGSVTEAAAAYDYDVLLSPSGMDSDRSFQRLLGERRVDGAILMEIRLEDDRLEHLTALDFPAVAIGRTGNPQGSWWVALDHTALAAACVHHLADLGHRRVAFVNRPEQLLRAGYESAHRGLDGFTKAAAERGLTVRTYCCGDDAASGLACLERILHDDPATTALVTLNEAALGGLYRGLAQAGRHVPRDFSVTGVVAGRWAETVTPQLTAADVPAELMGRLAVELLVERLDHPDTPARHRLLAPPISLRASTGPAGPTPAGPTPAGPTPAESGADPGSATHL; encoded by the coding sequence GTGAACATCGGTGAGATCGCCAAGCGGGCCGGTGTCTCGCGGAGCACCGTGTCGTACGCCCTCAGCGGGAAACGTCCCGTCTCCGAGGAGACCCGCGACAAGATCCAGCGGGTCATCGACGAGCTGGGCTACCAGCCCAACGCGAGTGCGCGGGCCCTGGCCAACGGCCGGACCAACACCATCGGTCTGGTCTTCCCGCCCGCCGGCAACCACTACACCGGCATGCAGCTGGACTTCATCGGCAGCGTGACGGAGGCCGCCGCGGCCTACGACTACGACGTGCTGCTCTCGCCGAGCGGCATGGACAGCGACCGCTCGTTCCAGCGGCTGCTGGGCGAACGGCGGGTCGACGGCGCGATCCTGATGGAGATCCGGCTGGAGGACGACCGGCTCGAGCACCTCACCGCGCTGGACTTCCCCGCCGTCGCCATCGGCCGCACCGGCAACCCGCAGGGCAGCTGGTGGGTGGCGCTGGACCACACGGCGCTGGCGGCGGCCTGTGTGCACCACCTCGCGGACCTGGGCCATCGCAGGGTCGCCTTCGTCAACCGGCCCGAGCAGCTCCTGCGGGCCGGCTACGAATCGGCCCACCGGGGTCTCGACGGGTTCACCAAGGCCGCGGCGGAACGCGGCCTCACCGTCAGGACGTACTGCTGCGGGGACGACGCCGCCTCGGGCCTCGCCTGCCTGGAGCGGATCCTGCACGACGACCCCGCCACCACGGCGCTGGTCACGCTGAACGAGGCCGCGCTCGGCGGTCTCTACCGAGGGCTGGCGCAGGCCGGCCGCCATGTGCCGCGCGACTTCTCCGTCACCGGGGTCGTGGCCGGCCGGTGGGCCGAGACGGTGACCCCGCAGCTCACCGCGGCCGACGTGCCGGCGGAGCTGATGGGCCGCCTCGCCGTCGAGCTGCTCGTCGAACGGCTCGACCACCCCGACACACCGGCCCGGCACCGCCTCCTCGCCCCGCCGATCTCACTGCGGGCCAGCACCGGACCCGCCGGCCCCACCCCTGCCGGCCCCACCCCCGCCGGCCCCACCCCCGCCGAATCCGGAGCGGACCCCGGCTCCGCCACCCACCTCTAG
- a CDS encoding sugar ABC transporter substrate-binding protein: protein MNRSAGRRLTAAVLTVVAVTGGATACSSGAGGSSTKAADGGTFTIWDPYPQFDKSSAWAKLLDGCGTAAGVKVKRTAFDTSDLTNKALLAAQQGNSADVLIVDNPVVSTLAEAGVLTSTDDTGLDVSKVDRNLLAAGQSGGKTYGTPIGANTLALYYNKAVLKAAGVDISSVKDWKSLTAALAKVKGAGKKGITFSAIGTEEGSFQFLPWYWGSGAQLTALDSEQAVSALSLWKNWLDKGYAPNSVINNTQTTSWQEFATGDYAFAENGTWQLAGAAKAGFDYGVIPVPAATGGDAAAPTGGEFVTVPVQDDTGRYATTQKLVSCLSSSENLLATDTTLSYVAPTAEVQGKQVAADPALGPWVDAVHAAKGRTSDDLGTKYPKISEQLWKAVQSALSGSASPKDALTAAQSAAK, encoded by the coding sequence ATGAACAGATCCGCCGGACGGCGTCTCACCGCCGCAGTCCTGACCGTCGTCGCCGTCACCGGGGGCGCCACCGCGTGCTCGTCCGGAGCGGGCGGCTCGTCCACGAAGGCCGCGGACGGCGGCACGTTCACCATCTGGGACCCCTATCCCCAGTTCGACAAGAGCTCGGCGTGGGCGAAGCTGCTGGACGGCTGCGGCACCGCGGCCGGCGTGAAGGTCAAGCGGACCGCGTTCGACACCAGTGACCTCACGAACAAAGCACTGCTGGCGGCGCAGCAGGGCAACTCCGCGGACGTCCTCATCGTCGACAACCCGGTGGTGTCGACGCTGGCGGAGGCGGGCGTGCTGACCTCGACCGACGACACCGGGCTGGACGTCTCGAAGGTCGACCGCAACCTGCTCGCGGCCGGCCAGTCGGGCGGGAAGACGTACGGCACGCCCATCGGCGCCAACACCCTCGCCCTGTACTACAACAAGGCGGTGCTGAAGGCGGCCGGGGTGGACATCTCCTCTGTCAAGGACTGGAAGTCGCTGACGGCGGCGCTCGCGAAGGTCAAGGGAGCGGGCAAGAAGGGCATCACGTTCTCCGCGATCGGCACCGAGGAGGGCAGCTTCCAGTTCCTGCCCTGGTACTGGGGCTCCGGAGCACAGCTGACCGCGCTCGACTCCGAGCAGGCCGTCTCCGCGCTGTCGCTGTGGAAGAACTGGCTGGACAAGGGCTACGCCCCCAACTCGGTGATCAACAACACCCAGACGACCAGCTGGCAGGAGTTCGCGACCGGCGACTACGCGTTCGCGGAGAACGGCACCTGGCAGCTCGCGGGCGCCGCGAAGGCCGGTTTCGACTACGGCGTCATCCCCGTCCCCGCCGCCACCGGGGGCGACGCCGCGGCCCCGACGGGCGGTGAGTTCGTCACCGTCCCGGTGCAGGACGACACCGGCCGCTACGCCACCACGCAGAAGCTCGTGTCCTGTCTGAGCAGCAGCGAGAACCTGCTCGCCACCGACACGACGCTGTCCTACGTGGCGCCCACCGCCGAGGTCCAGGGCAAGCAGGTCGCGGCCGACCCCGCGCTGGGGCCGTGGGTCGACGCGGTGCACGCCGCCAAGGGACGCACCAGCGACGACCTGGGCACCAAGTACCCCAAGATCTCGGAGCAGTTGTGGAAGGCCGTGCAGTCCGCCCTCAGCGGGTCAGCGTCACCGAAGGACGCGCTGACCGCAGCCCAGTCCGCCGCCAAGTGA
- a CDS encoding carbohydrate ABC transporter permease, producing the protein MKHTTTPPDRRPAPDRNGAASAAPPPARTPDRTRARRRPASPQWAAWAFLTPVTLYLVLFYAYPLYRNIDLSLRNYTVRSFVRGDAPFTGLANYRAVLDDPTFAPALLHTAVFTAVCLVFQYAIGLALAVFFNQHFRLSATLRALFLVPWLLPLIVSASTWSWMLNSDSGIVNTALHVVGVGPVNWLTSPSWSLASVIIANIWIGVPFNLVVLYSGLQSIPAGLYEAAALDGANAWQRFWRITFPLLRPVSAITLLLGLVYTLKVFDIIWIMTKGGPADSSTTFATWSYQLGFGNLLPSFGPGAAVGNLLVVAALVFGLIHVRVQRKQALS; encoded by the coding sequence ATGAAGCACACGACCACGCCGCCGGACCGCCGGCCGGCGCCCGACCGGAACGGGGCGGCGTCCGCCGCCCCGCCCCCGGCCCGCACACCGGACCGCACCCGGGCCCGGCGCCGGCCCGCCTCCCCGCAGTGGGCCGCCTGGGCGTTCCTCACCCCGGTGACCCTCTACCTCGTCCTCTTCTACGCCTATCCGCTCTACCGCAACATCGACCTGAGCCTGCGCAACTACACCGTCCGGTCCTTCGTGCGGGGCGACGCGCCGTTCACCGGCCTGGCCAACTACCGGGCCGTCCTCGACGACCCGACGTTCGCTCCGGCGCTGCTGCACACAGCGGTGTTCACCGCCGTGTGCCTGGTCTTCCAGTACGCGATCGGCCTGGCGCTCGCCGTCTTCTTCAACCAGCACTTCCGGCTCTCCGCCACCCTGCGCGCGCTGTTCCTGGTGCCGTGGCTGCTGCCGCTCATCGTGTCGGCGTCGACCTGGTCGTGGATGCTCAACAGCGACTCCGGCATCGTCAACACCGCCCTGCACGTCGTCGGGGTCGGCCCGGTGAACTGGCTGACCTCGCCGTCCTGGTCACTGGCCTCGGTGATCATCGCGAACATCTGGATCGGCGTCCCCTTCAACCTGGTCGTGCTCTACAGCGGTCTGCAGTCCATCCCCGCCGGGCTGTACGAGGCGGCCGCGCTCGACGGAGCGAACGCCTGGCAGCGCTTCTGGCGAATCACCTTCCCCCTGCTGCGTCCGGTGTCCGCGATCACCCTGCTGCTGGGCCTCGTCTACACGCTCAAGGTCTTCGACATCATCTGGATCATGACGAAGGGCGGTCCGGCCGACTCGTCCACCACCTTCGCCACCTGGTCCTACCAGCTCGGCTTCGGCAATCTGCTGCCCTCCTTCGGCCCCGGAGCGGCCGTCGGCAACCTGCTGGTCGTCGCCGCCCTGGTGTTCGGCCTGATCCACGTCCGGGTCCAGCGAAAGCAGGCACTGTCATGA
- a CDS encoding carbohydrate ABC transporter permease — MTHARTASNRRRRTWVKTAVGLLLTAVMLFPVYWMLNVSFTRDQDMRKSPPDLFPAHATLEGYRAVVDQQLPYLGTSLVIGLGTVALTVALAAPAGYALAKLRPRGRGVLGFVLLAAQMIPGIIMAMGFYAIYLQLGLLQSVPGLIVADSTLAVPFAVLIFTAFMSGIPGELLQAAKTDGAGPLRTFWAIVLPMSRNSVVTVSLFAFLWSWSDFIFASTLVNGGAHEPITLGIYHYIGNNNQQWNAIMATAVVASLPAAVILVLAQRYVAAGVTAGAVKD, encoded by the coding sequence ATGACGCACGCGCGGACCGCCTCGAACCGTCGCCGCCGCACCTGGGTGAAGACGGCCGTCGGCCTGCTGCTGACCGCGGTCATGCTCTTCCCGGTCTACTGGATGCTCAACGTGTCCTTCACCCGCGACCAGGACATGCGCAAGAGCCCGCCGGACCTGTTCCCCGCCCACGCGACCCTGGAGGGCTACCGGGCCGTCGTCGACCAGCAACTGCCCTACCTCGGCACCAGTCTCGTCATCGGCCTCGGCACGGTGGCCCTGACCGTGGCGCTGGCCGCGCCCGCCGGCTACGCGCTGGCCAAACTGCGCCCGCGCGGTCGCGGCGTCCTGGGCTTCGTCCTGCTGGCCGCCCAGATGATCCCCGGCATCATCATGGCGATGGGCTTCTACGCCATCTACCTGCAACTCGGACTGCTGCAGTCCGTGCCCGGCCTGATCGTCGCCGACTCGACGCTGGCCGTCCCGTTCGCCGTCCTCATCTTCACCGCGTTCATGTCCGGCATCCCCGGCGAACTGCTGCAGGCCGCGAAGACGGACGGAGCCGGACCACTGCGCACCTTCTGGGCGATCGTCCTGCCGATGAGCCGCAACTCCGTCGTCACGGTCTCCCTGTTCGCCTTCCTGTGGTCGTGGTCCGACTTCATCTTCGCCAGCACCCTCGTCAACGGCGGCGCGCACGAACCGATCACCCTCGGCATCTACCACTACATCGGCAACAACAACCAGCAGTGGAACGCCATCATGGCCACCGCCGTCGTGGCCTCACTGCCGGCCGCGGTCATCCTCGTCCTGGCCCAGCGGTACGTCGCCGCTGGCGTGACCGCCGGCGCCGTCAAGGACTGA
- a CDS encoding amylo-alpha-1,6-glucosidase produces the protein MTAAPAGPAFSVHDIPFSTHGSWFGVSPVLSERTRAEDLHLVSHQNGMHAVLRLVPLDAATGGRAETAVEATPGLLGWTGAAGRVDLAYESPDTVRVHGEGLDLRVAAAAHALTPFGGTYFYRDPVDDAHVFTSYETGRRYRITVLSGTVTAVSGSQALGDGDRGLTVSAGADGSWEIAIEEFDAARPPFHTSTTFAEVREAAREAFAGFADTVAPWRSAATPAAELASYVVWSATVLPAGLVTRPAVLMSKHWMDKVWSWDHCFNALALAPGCPELAWDQFSLPFDHQDDSGALPDSVTHSEVLYNFVKPPVHGWAFGRLRRRLPEPLTRAQLTEAYDRLTRWTDFWLTARRAPGTALPHYQHGNDSGWDNSTAFDPGRLAVTADLTALLILQLDELALLAGELGFPEDARRRAGTADALQAALLDELWDGERFLSRPAHGGARTASASLLDLMPIVLGDRLPGAVRDRLAERIEAHLTAFGLATEHPDSPHYEPDGYWRGPIWAPTTVLVEDGLRRAGHTRLADEISARFRALCETSGFAENFDALTGEGLRDRAYTWTAAAYLLLARDHERRGAEAGTAGTAEAAGTAGTAGTAGAAVTASA, from the coding sequence ATGACCGCCGCACCGGCCGGCCCGGCCTTCTCCGTCCACGACATCCCCTTCAGCACGCACGGCTCCTGGTTCGGCGTCTCCCCCGTGCTGTCGGAGCGGACGCGCGCCGAGGACCTCCACCTCGTCTCGCACCAGAACGGCATGCACGCCGTCCTGCGCCTCGTCCCCCTCGACGCGGCGACGGGCGGGCGCGCGGAGACCGCCGTCGAGGCGACGCCGGGCCTGCTCGGCTGGACCGGCGCCGCCGGGCGCGTGGACCTCGCCTACGAGTCGCCGGACACCGTGCGCGTGCACGGCGAGGGACTGGACCTGCGGGTCGCCGCGGCGGCGCATGCCCTGACCCCGTTCGGCGGGACCTACTTCTACCGCGACCCGGTGGACGACGCGCACGTGTTCACCTCGTACGAGACCGGCCGCCGCTACCGCATCACCGTGCTGTCGGGCACGGTCACCGCCGTCTCCGGCTCCCAGGCGCTGGGCGACGGCGACCGCGGCCTCACGGTCTCCGCCGGGGCCGACGGCTCGTGGGAGATCGCGATCGAGGAATTCGACGCCGCACGACCGCCCTTCCACACCTCCACGACGTTCGCAGAGGTCCGGGAGGCCGCGCGGGAGGCGTTCGCCGGCTTCGCCGACACGGTCGCCCCCTGGCGCTCGGCCGCCACCCCGGCCGCCGAACTCGCCTCCTACGTGGTGTGGTCGGCGACCGTGCTCCCGGCCGGCCTGGTCACCCGGCCCGCCGTGCTGATGTCCAAGCACTGGATGGACAAGGTGTGGAGCTGGGACCACTGCTTCAACGCCCTCGCCCTGGCCCCCGGTTGCCCCGAGCTTGCCTGGGACCAGTTCTCCCTCCCCTTCGACCACCAGGACGACAGCGGCGCGCTCCCCGACTCCGTCACCCACTCCGAGGTCCTCTACAACTTCGTCAAACCGCCCGTCCACGGCTGGGCCTTCGGCCGCCTGCGCCGACGGCTCCCCGAGCCGCTCACCCGGGCGCAGCTGACCGAGGCGTACGACAGACTGACCCGCTGGACGGACTTCTGGCTCACCGCGCGACGCGCCCCCGGGACCGCCCTGCCCCACTACCAGCACGGCAACGACAGCGGCTGGGACAACTCCACCGCCTTCGACCCGGGACGCCTCGCCGTCACCGCCGACCTCACCGCCCTGCTGATCCTCCAGCTCGACGAACTGGCCCTGCTGGCCGGCGAACTGGGCTTCCCCGAGGACGCCCGCCGCCGCGCCGGCACGGCCGACGCCCTCCAGGCGGCCCTGCTCGACGAACTGTGGGACGGGGAACGGTTCCTGAGCCGTCCGGCGCACGGCGGAGCCCGCACCGCCAGCGCCAGCCTGCTCGACCTGATGCCGATCGTGCTCGGCGACCGTCTGCCCGGCGCGGTCCGCGACCGGCTCGCCGAACGCATCGAGGCCCACCTCACCGCGTTCGGCCTGGCCACCGAGCATCCCGACTCGCCCCACTACGAGCCCGACGGCTACTGGCGCGGCCCCATCTGGGCCCCCACCACGGTCCTCGTCGAGGACGGCCTGCGCCGCGCCGGGCACACCCGCCTCGCGGACGAGATCAGCGCCCGCTTCCGCGCGCTGTGCGAGACCTCCGGCTTCGCCGAGAACTTCGACGCCCTGACCGGCGAGGGACTGCGCGACCGCGCCTACACCTGGACCGCCGCCGCCTACCTGCTCCTCGCCCGCGACCACGAACGCCGCGGAGCGGAAGCCGGGACGGCCGGAACAGCCGAGGCAGCCGGGACCGCCGGGACCGCCGGGACCGCCGGAGCAGCCGTCACCGCCTCCGCCTGA
- a CDS encoding RICIN domain-containing protein encodes MPRLGQRRSAKRRLLHGITRTLLPLTVMAGVTTVTATPASAANPTLTVDLGATTGAFRGGASGALYGLYGPDVPTDNLIEGMGLTTTNTKYQDGQQHPGSDALEIAKPFVDNGGRDVFIYMTDVYRNTYERASYAEYQANMKKQVEQAKASPYASHIVFVPYNEPDIGWFNGMRTNATALANFNAEWRQTYNFIKGLWPQARLAGPNSAGYSDSSLSGFLTYCKANNCLPDVVTWHTLGSPAGVRSTVDAYRAVETAAGITSPITVNLNEYAHRYHLTDPGQMVQWIAALEDEKVDGNLPYWNINGNLGDSAAAQNTPNAQWWLYNWYSSMKGGDTVDVTSTGADAAYTLQGLASLDTAKKQARVILAGGGTSGASDTVIKNIDPAVFGSTVHVSVFQDRYSGYLGAAATPTRLSDADVAVGSDGSITVPITLDRMSAYQVVVSPGGTGSATASDSTWTGSYEAENATLSGSGYNINTEGTTGNVGGFATSGTKDVGGLRTGSTTVISFPVSVPTTGDYDLSVFGNSYAKDPDVKGPTNVYARVDGGASRRIDIPVGFQWVVWGHSDTTVHLTAGSHTITLATTGDNGAKTDGDAIIDKIDLRYKDAAVQGTTLYEAEQANLSHSAAAAYTAQGQSGAGAVNLTSGRSATFWVYSAQDGYADLTARYRNTGRAALTVNGRAAEDQILAGTTANAWSTSANRVHLTAGINKVEVTGVSGTLTLDDLAVTPFGAGDAVTTGNVVTYQAEDGALTGTAAADTTYSQADGGVVTGIGNGTANSLTLNVNAPTAGTYAMTMRYANAEELPSNHYNPDLYAEHADVSVNGGATTRVNFASTLHWNQFATHTVPVTLAKGANTVKFTASQLYNYDGTTIGVVYSGGGSDIGQPMRSSSAPHLDEISFAPQNLHIGAATGFSSTAVAQHSSLCLENPAGSAADGTQYRQNTCGSGQEQIFDFHPVTGVADTYTVVNHSSGKCLDISAVSTANGAAVQQWTCTGGGNQRFTLRPVTALGNSHDYQLVAVHSGKCVDVSTISTAPGALVHQWTCDTGSTLTTKRNQIWRLSGRS; translated from the coding sequence ATGCCAAGACTCGGGCAAAGGCGCTCGGCCAAGAGACGCCTCCTCCACGGCATCACCAGAACGCTGCTCCCGCTGACCGTCATGGCCGGCGTCACCACCGTGACCGCGACACCGGCCTCCGCCGCCAACCCCACCCTCACCGTCGACCTCGGCGCCACCACCGGCGCCTTCCGCGGCGGCGCCTCCGGGGCGCTGTACGGCCTGTACGGCCCGGACGTGCCGACCGACAACCTCATCGAGGGGATGGGGCTGACGACCACCAACACCAAGTACCAGGACGGACAGCAGCACCCCGGCTCCGACGCCCTGGAGATCGCCAAGCCCTTCGTCGACAACGGCGGCAGGGACGTCTTCATCTACATGACGGACGTGTACCGCAACACGTACGAGCGCGCGAGCTACGCCGAATACCAGGCGAACATGAAGAAGCAGGTCGAGCAGGCGAAGGCCAGCCCCTACGCGAGCCACATCGTCTTCGTGCCCTACAACGAGCCCGACATCGGCTGGTTCAACGGCATGCGCACCAACGCGACGGCACTGGCCAACTTCAACGCCGAGTGGCGCCAGACCTACAACTTCATCAAGGGCCTCTGGCCCCAGGCGCGGCTCGCGGGGCCCAACAGCGCCGGCTACAGCGACTCCTCCCTCAGCGGCTTCCTCACCTACTGCAAGGCCAACAACTGCCTGCCCGACGTGGTGACCTGGCACACCCTGGGCAGCCCGGCCGGCGTCCGCAGCACCGTCGACGCCTACCGCGCGGTGGAGACCGCCGCAGGGATCACCTCCCCGATCACCGTCAACCTCAACGAGTACGCCCACCGGTACCACCTGACCGACCCCGGCCAGATGGTCCAGTGGATCGCGGCCCTCGAGGACGAGAAGGTCGACGGCAACCTGCCGTACTGGAACATCAACGGCAACCTCGGCGACTCCGCCGCCGCCCAGAACACGCCCAACGCCCAGTGGTGGCTGTACAACTGGTACAGCTCCATGAAGGGCGGCGACACCGTCGACGTCACCAGCACCGGGGCCGACGCCGCGTACACCCTCCAGGGCCTGGCGAGCCTGGACACGGCCAAGAAGCAGGCCCGCGTGATCCTCGCCGGCGGCGGCACCAGCGGCGCCTCCGACACGGTCATCAAGAACATCGACCCCGCGGTCTTCGGCAGCACCGTGCACGTCAGCGTGTTCCAGGACCGCTACAGCGGCTACCTCGGCGCGGCGGCCACCCCGACCCGGCTCTCCGACGCCGACGTCGCGGTGGGCTCGGACGGCTCGATCACCGTCCCGATCACCCTCGACCGCATGTCCGCCTACCAGGTGGTCGTCTCCCCGGGCGGCACCGGCAGCGCAACCGCCTCCGACAGCACCTGGACGGGCTCGTACGAGGCGGAGAACGCCACCCTCAGCGGCAGCGGCTACAACATCAACACCGAGGGCACGACCGGCAACGTCGGCGGGTTCGCCACCTCCGGCACCAAGGACGTCGGCGGGCTGCGCACCGGCTCGACGACGGTGATCTCCTTCCCCGTCTCCGTGCCCACCACCGGTGACTACGACCTGTCGGTGTTCGGCAACAGCTACGCCAAGGACCCGGACGTCAAGGGCCCGACGAACGTGTACGCACGGGTCGACGGAGGCGCCTCGAGACGGATCGACATACCGGTGGGCTTCCAGTGGGTGGTCTGGGGGCACAGCGACACCACCGTGCACCTCACCGCGGGCAGCCACACCATCACCCTGGCCACCACCGGCGACAACGGCGCGAAGACCGACGGCGACGCCATCATCGACAAGATCGACCTGCGCTACAAGGACGCCGCCGTCCAGGGCACCACGCTCTACGAGGCCGAGCAGGCCAACCTCTCCCACAGCGCCGCCGCCGCCTACACCGCCCAGGGCCAGTCCGGCGCGGGCGCGGTGAACCTCACCTCCGGCAGGTCCGCGACGTTCTGGGTCTACTCCGCGCAGGACGGCTACGCGGACCTGACAGCCCGCTACCGCAACACCGGCCGGGCCGCCCTCACCGTCAACGGCAGGGCCGCCGAGGACCAGATCCTCGCCGGCACGACGGCCAACGCCTGGTCCACCTCCGCCAACCGGGTCCATCTGACCGCCGGCATCAACAAGGTCGAGGTCACCGGCGTCAGCGGCACCCTGACCCTGGACGACCTGGCCGTCACCCCGTTCGGCGCGGGCGACGCCGTCACCACCGGCAACGTCGTCACCTATCAGGCCGAGGACGGCGCCCTCACCGGCACCGCGGCCGCCGACACCACCTACAGCCAGGCGGACGGCGGTGTCGTCACCGGCATCGGCAACGGAACCGCCAACTCCCTCACCCTCAACGTCAACGCGCCCACGGCCGGCACCTACGCCATGACCATGCGCTACGCCAACGCCGAGGAACTGCCCTCCAACCACTACAACCCCGACCTGTACGCCGAGCACGCCGACGTCAGCGTCAACGGCGGCGCCACCACCCGCGTCAACTTCGCCAGCACCCTGCACTGGAACCAGTTCGCCACCCACACCGTCCCGGTGACCCTGGCCAAGGGCGCCAACACGGTGAAGTTCACCGCCTCCCAGCTCTACAACTACGACGGCACGACCATCGGCGTCGTCTACTCCGGCGGCGGAAGCGACATCGGCCAGCCCATGCGGTCCAGCTCCGCGCCCCACCTCGACGAGATCTCCTTCGCCCCGCAGAACCTGCACATCGGCGCCGCGACCGGATTCTCCTCCACGGCCGTCGCCCAGCACAGCTCGCTCTGCCTCGAGAACCCCGCCGGGTCCGCCGCCGACGGCACCCAGTACCGGCAGAACACCTGCGGAAGCGGGCAGGAGCAGATCTTCGACTTCCACCCCGTCACCGGCGTCGCCGACACCTACACCGTCGTCAACCACTCCAGCGGCAAGTGCCTCGACATCTCCGCCGTCTCCACCGCCAACGGCGCCGCCGTCCAGCAGTGGACCTGCACCGGCGGCGGCAACCAGCGGTTCACCCTCCGTCCGGTGACCGCGCTCGGCAACAGTCACGACTACCAGCTCGTCGCCGTACACAGCGGCAAGTGCGTCGACGTCAGCACCATCTCCACCGCCCCCGGCGCCCTCGTCCACCAGTGGACCTGCGACACCGGCAGCACGCTGACCACCAAGAGGAACCAGATCTGGCGCCTGTCCGGCAGGTCCTGA